A genome region from Anastrepha ludens isolate Willacy chromosome 3, idAnaLude1.1, whole genome shotgun sequence includes the following:
- the LOC128856842 gene encoding zinc finger protein 616-like isoform X2 — MDTVKICRACLSPEDRVHLLDWYQPIDSSRCDLSYKECFCKCTQINLSLKDDPSESDETRTQYLCSCCAQKLKDAYDFIEKARRADNELRCAKNEKVKLEGVENKFEWVPVEVKKVKINKPGREAAEEHPEDVKVTYTWNENSMDDNGIAISDDFEHGDNIDKKLANESDENCMDEFRKLNEDERKNLKNFKKRGKVKNKSDRSGKHFKRLDELVNCDECQKTMTRKALRKHKPRHKPKIFLCQACPKTFSEASGLKNHELIHRENRERYPCDKCNQTFLSRYSYKKHIQTHESNRKPIYQCTQCEKSFLHKNGLTIHELHHKGATIECNICQKRYVRQIDLDTHLRTHSGESPHLQYHEGYFSYTCLTCGAKFSKYDKYYSHRMQHTGLPYKCGSCEKQFPDAYKIKRHIRGVHKIEQDKEVEKLVVRINITKEHRGRIVEILKNPENEK; from the exons atggatACAGTAAAAATATGCAGAGCCTGTCTGTCACCAGAAGATCGAGTGCATCTACTAGATTGGTACCAGCCTATCGACTCCTCCAGATGCGATTTATCATACAAAGAGTGTTTTTGTAAGTGCACACAAATTAATCTCAGTTTAAAGGATGATCCAAGCGAATCTGATGAAACCCGAACGCAATACTTATGCTCTTGTTGCGCACAGAAACTTAAAGATGcttatgattttattgaaaaagcgAGGAGAGCTGATAATGAATTGCGTTGCGCGAAGAACGAGAAAGTGAAATTGGAGGGcgtggaaaataaatttgagtgGGTTCCAGTAGAAGTGAAGAAAGTGAAGATAAATAAGCCAGGACGGGAAGCAGCTGag GAACACCCTGAAGATGTAAAGGTCACATATACGTGGAATGAGAACTCAATGGACGATAATGGAATAGCTATTTCAGATGACTTCGAACATGGGGACAacattgataaaaaattggcaaacgAATCGGATGAGAATTGCATGGACGAATTTAGGAAGCTGAATGAAGATGaacgaaaaaatttgaaaaattttaagaaaagagGCAAAGTGAAAAATAAGTCCGATCGTTCTGGGAAACATTTCAAAAGATTGGACGAGCTTGTGAATTGCGACGAATGTCAGAAAACCATGACGAGAAAAGCTTTGAGAAAACATAAGCCCCGTCACAAgcccaaaatttttctttgtcaAGCCTGCC CCAAAACATTTAGTGAAGCAAGTGGTCTAAAAAATCACGAACTTATCCACAGAGAAAATCGGGAGAGATATCCGTGTGACAAATGTAATCAAACATTCTTATCAAGGTATTCATACAAAAAACACATTCAGACGCATGAAAGCAACCGGAAACCGATATATCAATGCACTCAGTGCGAAaaatcatttcttcataaaaacgGTCTAACAATTCATGAACTTCATCACAAAGGAGCCACAATAGAATGCAATATTTGCCAAAAACGATATGTGCGACAAATAGACTTGGACACCCATTTGCGAACTCATTCGGGAGAATCTCC GCACTTGCAATATCATGAGGGATACTTCAGTTACACTTGCTTAACTTGTGGagcaaaattctcaaaatatgaCAAATACTATTCACATCGCATGCAGCACACTGGTTTACCTTATAAATGTGGCTCATGTGAAAAACAATTTCCAGATGCTTACAA AATTAAGCGCCACATCAGAGGGGTCCACAAGATTGAACAGGATAAAGAAGTAGAAAAACTCGTAGTGAGAATAAATATAACAAAGGAACATAGAGGACGAAtagttgaaattttgaagaatccagaaaatgaaaaataa
- the LOC128856842 gene encoding zinc finger protein 846-like isoform X1, translated as MDTVKICRACLSPEDRVHLLDWYQPIDSSRCDLSYKECFCKCTQINLSLKDDPSESDETRTQYLCSCCAQKLKDAYDFIEKARRADNELRCAKNEKVKLEGVENKFEWVPVEVKKVKINKPGREAAEEHPEDVKVTYTWNENSMDDNGIAISDDFEHGDNIDKKLANESDENCMDEFRKLNEDERKNLKNFKKRGKVKNKSDRSGKHFKRLDELVNCDECQKTMTRKALRKHKPRHKPKIFLCQACPKTFSEASGLKNHELIHRENRERYPCDKCNQTFLSRYSYKKHIQTHESNRKPIYQCTQCEKSFLHKNGLTIHELHHKGATIECNICQKRYVRQIDLDTHLRTHSGESPFVCHICDKSFIHKRILNRHLQYHEGYFSYTCLTCGAKFSKYDKYYSHRMQHTGLPYKCGSCEKQFPDAYKIKRHIRGVHKIEQDKEVEKLVVRINITKEHRGRIVEILKNPENEK; from the exons atggatACAGTAAAAATATGCAGAGCCTGTCTGTCACCAGAAGATCGAGTGCATCTACTAGATTGGTACCAGCCTATCGACTCCTCCAGATGCGATTTATCATACAAAGAGTGTTTTTGTAAGTGCACACAAATTAATCTCAGTTTAAAGGATGATCCAAGCGAATCTGATGAAACCCGAACGCAATACTTATGCTCTTGTTGCGCACAGAAACTTAAAGATGcttatgattttattgaaaaagcgAGGAGAGCTGATAATGAATTGCGTTGCGCGAAGAACGAGAAAGTGAAATTGGAGGGcgtggaaaataaatttgagtgGGTTCCAGTAGAAGTGAAGAAAGTGAAGATAAATAAGCCAGGACGGGAAGCAGCTGag GAACACCCTGAAGATGTAAAGGTCACATATACGTGGAATGAGAACTCAATGGACGATAATGGAATAGCTATTTCAGATGACTTCGAACATGGGGACAacattgataaaaaattggcaaacgAATCGGATGAGAATTGCATGGACGAATTTAGGAAGCTGAATGAAGATGaacgaaaaaatttgaaaaattttaagaaaagagGCAAAGTGAAAAATAAGTCCGATCGTTCTGGGAAACATTTCAAAAGATTGGACGAGCTTGTGAATTGCGACGAATGTCAGAAAACCATGACGAGAAAAGCTTTGAGAAAACATAAGCCCCGTCACAAgcccaaaatttttctttgtcaAGCCTGCC CCAAAACATTTAGTGAAGCAAGTGGTCTAAAAAATCACGAACTTATCCACAGAGAAAATCGGGAGAGATATCCGTGTGACAAATGTAATCAAACATTCTTATCAAGGTATTCATACAAAAAACACATTCAGACGCATGAAAGCAACCGGAAACCGATATATCAATGCACTCAGTGCGAAaaatcatttcttcataaaaacgGTCTAACAATTCATGAACTTCATCACAAAGGAGCCACAATAGAATGCAATATTTGCCAAAAACGATATGTGCGACAAATAGACTTGGACACCCATTTGCGAACTCATTCGGGAGAATCTCCGTTTGTATGTCATATATGTGATAAATCGTTTATCCACAAACGAATCTTAAATAGGCACTTGCAATATCATGAGGGATACTTCAGTTACACTTGCTTAACTTGTGGagcaaaattctcaaaatatgaCAAATACTATTCACATCGCATGCAGCACACTGGTTTACCTTATAAATGTGGCTCATGTGAAAAACAATTTCCAGATGCTTACAA AATTAAGCGCCACATCAGAGGGGTCCACAAGATTGAACAGGATAAAGAAGTAGAAAAACTCGTAGTGAGAATAAATATAACAAAGGAACATAGAGGACGAAtagttgaaattttgaagaatccagaaaatgaaaaataa
- the LOC128856843 gene encoding zinc finger protein 62-like, with amino-acid sequence MDSVKICRACLATEDRVHLLDWRQPIDSLEYDLSYKECFCKCTQINLSFKDDGTERDETRTQYLCLYCTQKLKDAYDFIEKARRADNELRCAKAEKVELESIESNFEWVPVEVKLMETNKPVEKDCKEDIKETNVWDERFIDDARMDMSNNIKREENTDEKLANEPYEHCMDEAAVVLSNESDHHNSAPTYSWNENTMDDNGIAISDDFEHGDNIDKKLANESDEHCMDVFGKLNEDERKNLKKRGKVKNKSDPSGKHFTRLDELVNCDECQKTMTRKALRKHKPLHKPKFFLCQTCPKTFSEASGLKNHKLSHRENRERYPCDKCNQTFLSRYSYKKHIQTHECNQKPIYQCTQCEKSFLHKNGLTIHELHH; translated from the exons ATGGATTCAGTGAAGATATGTCGTGCTTGTCTGGCGACAGAAGATCGAGTTCATCTATTAGATTGGCGACAGCCTATTGATTCCTTGGAATACGATTTGTCATACAAAGAGTGTTTTTGTAAATGCACACAAATCAATCTCAGTTTTAAAGATGACGGAACCGAACGTGATGAAACCCGAACGCAATACCTGTGCCTGTACTGCACCCAGAAGCTAAAAGACGCTTATGATTTCATTGAAAAAGCGAGGAGAGCCGATAATGAATTACGTTGCGCAAAGGCCGAGAAAGTTGAATTGGAGAGCATCGAAAGCAATTTTGAATGGGTTCCAGTAGAAGTTAAGCTAATGGAAACTAATAAGCCAGTGGAGaag gaCTGCAAGGAAGATATAAAGGAGACAAATGTGTGGGACGAACGCTTTATAGACGATGCTAGAATGGATATGTCAAATAACATCAAACGCGAAGAAAATACGGACGAAAAATTGGCAAACGAACCGTATGAGCATTGTATGGACGAAGCTGCGGTAGTTTTATCAAATGAGAGTGATCACCATAACTCTGCTCCCACATATTCGTGGAATGAGAACACAATGGACGATAATGGAATAGCTATTTCAGATGACTTCGAACATGGGGACAacattgataaaaaattggcaaacgAATCGGATGAGCATTGCATGGACGTATTTGGGAAGCTGAATGAAGACGAAcgcaaaaatttaaagaaaagaggCAAAGTGAAAAATAAGTCCGATCCTTCTGGGAAACATTTCACAAGATTGGACGAGCTTGTCAATTGCGACGAATGTCAGAAAACCATGACGAGAAAAGCTTTGAGAAAACATAAGCCCCTTCACAAgcccaaattttttctttgtcaaACCTGTC CCAAAACATTTAGCGAAGCAAGTGGTCTAAAAAATCACAAACTTAGCCACAGAGAAAATCGGGAGAGATATCCGTGTGACAAATGTAATCAAACATTCTTATCAAGGTATTCATACAAAAAACACATTCAGACGCATGAATGCAACCAGAAACCGATATATCAATGCACTCAGTGCGAAaaatcatttcttcataaaaacgGTCTAACAATTCATGAACTTCATCACTAA